Part of the Polyangium spumosum genome is shown below.
CGAGAGCGCGTCCGGATCCGGCAAGGGCATCGGCTGCGAGGCCGCGAGCGGATCGACGAGCGAGTTCGGGCCGCTGAAGCCGAGCGCCGCGGGGCGCGCGCCGGAGAGCGAGAGCGACGTGGAGGGGCCGCTGTCGCCGGGCGGACCCGAGGGGCGGCGGAGAGGCCCCGAGAGCCCGGTGGTGTCGCCGGGCGGGAGGCTGTCGAGGTGCCTCGCGCGGGTGAACGCGCCCGACTGCGAGTAGGCCTGGTACGGCCCCGTCATCATCTCCTCGGCGCCGCCGCCGCAACGCTTCAGCGCCGAGAGCAGCTCGTCCATCGAGCCGAACCGGCGCATCGGATCCTTCTCGAGGCAGCGGAGGACGATGGCCTCCATCTCCTCGGAGATCATGAGGTTCGGGTTGTAGTGGATCATCGGCGGCGGCGGGTCGTTCACGTGCGCCATCAGCGTGCCGACGCCCGGGCCCTTGTCGAAGGGCACCTTGCCGCAGAGCATCTCGTAGAGCATCACGCCGAGCGAGTAGATGTCGGTCCGCGCCGAGACCTCCGCGCCCACGATCTGCTCGGGCGCCATGTACTTCGGCGAGCCCATGAACAGGCCTTGCTGCGTGAGGTCCTCCGCCTCGCCGGTCACGTCCTTGACGAGGCCGAAGTCGAGGACCTTGACGTTGTCCCGCTCGTCGCCGTGCTGCGTGAGCAGCACGTTGCCCGGCTTGAGGTCGCGGTGCACGACGCCGATCTGGTGCGCCTCGCGGAGCGAGCGGCAGATCTGGCGCGCGATGTGGCAGGTGCGGCTCTCGCTGAACGGGCCCTCTTCGCGCAGCACGCGGTGGAGCGTCTTGCCGTCGACGAACTCCATCGCGATGTAGTAGATGTCGTCGCTTTGCCCGTAGTCGAACACGGTCACCGTGTTCGGGTGCGTGAGCTTCGCGGCGATGGACGCTTCGAGGAAGAAGCGCTTGTGGAACTCCGGATCGCGATCGCCCTCGTACTTCGGGGAGAGCACTTTCAAGGCGCAGATGCGTCCGAGCGGCGCTTGCTCGGCTCGGTACACCTTGCCCATGCCGCCGCGGGCGATGACGCCGACGATCTTGAAGCGACCGCCGATGGTCATCCCGATGAGGGGATCCGGCGCGGCCCCCCTCGGGTCATCGACGCCCTCCGCCTGGTGGTCTTGTCGGGACGTGCCCATATTTGGAAGCTGGGCCATCGGGTTTGGATCCTCGGCGAGCGGCGGCCCCCTGAGGCACGCTCGGATGCGCGGAAAAGTCTGCCGGTGGCGCGCTCTTGTGTCAATTGTGCTGACCACCTGCCCCGTGGGATGGTCCACGGGGCAAGCGGAATGTGGTCAGCCCAGGGAGGTTCGTCCGGGTGGCGTGGGCGTCGAAGGGACGACCCGCCCCGACGTGGGAGGCGGCCCAGGCGGCGGCGTCGACGGGTTGATGGGCGCCCGCGGCGCCGATGGAGGCGATGGAGGCGCGT
Proteins encoded:
- a CDS encoding serine/threonine protein kinase, with protein sequence MAQLPNMGTSRQDHQAEGVDDPRGAAPDPLIGMTIGGRFKIVGVIARGGMGKVYRAEQAPLGRICALKVLSPKYEGDRDPEFHKRFFLEASIAAKLTHPNTVTVFDYGQSDDIYYIAMEFVDGKTLHRVLREEGPFSESRTCHIARQICRSLREAHQIGVVHRDLKPGNVLLTQHGDERDNVKVLDFGLVKDVTGEAEDLTQQGLFMGSPKYMAPEQIVGAEVSARTDIYSLGVMLYEMLCGKVPFDKGPGVGTLMAHVNDPPPPMIHYNPNLMISEEMEAIVLRCLEKDPMRRFGSMDELLSALKRCGGGAEEMMTGPYQAYSQSGAFTRARHLDSLPPGDTTGLSGPLRRPSGPPGDSGPSTSLSLSGARPAALGFSGPNSLVDPLAASQPMPLPDPDALSGQSGKRRFMLITGVLVLGFVGIIITLTQTRGAGETTASSASPAATPPPAPTPTQQAPARPGDRVVHIESEPSGASVVEGNETLCGGTPCDVTFRGAGAAADVVHSLTLSKKGYQTKTIKVTVVEEKVKVTLDAVAGPVRTPPVTTKTGGGKNPNYKSDPYKGDPY